The Mastacembelus armatus chromosome 9, fMasArm1.2, whole genome shotgun sequence genome contains a region encoding:
- the gramd2b gene encoding GRAM domain-containing protein 2B yields the protein MTEQCVNQQTSQEDARKCHRGTAKHEDRDYNSDVDNVAEDCQRYGRTVSDALQATDQELQELLGRRKPALVRSKTFDHTLLTQVRTDSVCKIEKKSHYSQLSKGNCQYHKIFKEISKEEQLKQSYTCALQKDILYQGRMFVSDHWICFHSKVFGKDTKIVIPVVSVTHIKKTKTAILVPNALVVATANDRYVFVSFLSRDNTYKFLMSVCLHLEEKSPWSSPIPSSAESSFRGQRSPLSPAFPLSFPGDFSDLDGAVRHRRQEMEESSSSDSQTPDYEKIADFPVPPFLDVLKHADNAAPAARPDHQHKAKKEHRSQQSSDTKQCDTHRAGSDVMIDSRTVKPASLNTLLFIYLFLVCVLIVSSCYLAFKIVSLEQRLTTLGSVTEFTHQENNFLRDGADTNMELFSELLSINLMKLEKVQKNLQRLLDEAA from the exons ATGACAGAACAGTGTGTGAACCAGCAGACGTCTCAGGAGGATGCCAGGAAGTGTCACAGAGGAACTGCAAAGCACGAAGACCGGGACTATAA CTCAGATGTAGACAACGTGGCGGAGGACTGCCAGAGATATGGGAGGACGGTCAGTGATGCTCTGCAGGCCACTGATCAGGAGCTACAGGAGCTTTTAGGGAGGAGGAAACCAGCGTTAGTCCG GTCAAAGACCTTCGACCACACGCTGCTGACTCAGGTCAGAACAGACTCTGTCTGTAAGATAGAGAAGAAGTCTCACTACAGCCAG ctttcCAAGGGCAACTGCCAGTACCATAAAATATTTAAGGAGATCAGCAAAGAAGAACAACTGAAACAGA GCTACACCTGCGCCCTGCAGAAAGACATCCTCTACCAGGGTCGGATGTTTGTCTCAGACCACTGGATCTGCTTCCACTCCAAAGTATTTGGCAAAGACACAAAG ATCGTCATCCCGGTGGTGTCCGTCACTCACATCAAGAAGACCAAGACTGCCATCCTGGTGCCAAACGCTCTGGTGGTCGCCACTGCCAACGACAGg TATGTGTTCGTGTCCTTCCTGTCCAGAGACAACACCTACAAGTTCCTGATGTCCGTCTGTCTTCATCTGGAG GAGAAGAGTCCATGGAGCAGCCCCATCCCGTCTTCTGCTGAGAGCAGcttcagaggtcagaggtcaccgCTGTCACCTGCCTTTCCTCTG AGTTTTCCAGGGGACTTCAGTGATCTGGACGGAGCAGTGAGACACCGGAGGCAGGAGATGGAGGaaagcagcagctctgactCCCAGACCCCTGACTATGAAAAGATAGCAG ACTTCCCTGTTCCTCCGTTCCTGGATGTGTTGAAGCACGCGGACAACGCGGCGCCTGCTGCACGTCCAGACCACCAGCACAAAGCGAAGAAGGAGCATCGGAGCCAGCAGAGctcagacacaaagcagtgcGACACACACCGAGCCG GCTCTGATGTGATGATTGACAGCAGAACAGTGAAACCTGCATCTCTCAACACTCTGCTGTTCATCTACCTGTTTCT agTGTGTGTCCTGATCGTGTCTTCCTGTTACCTGGCGTTTAAGATCGTCTCGTTGGAGCAGCGACTGACGACACTTGGCTCCGTCACTGAGTTCACACACCAGGA AAACAACTTTCTGCGGGACGGTGCCGACACGAACATGGAGCTTTTCTCTGAACTGCTGAGCATCAACCTGATGAAGCTGGAGAAG GTGCAGAAG